From the genome of Pungitius pungitius chromosome 20, fPunPun2.1, whole genome shotgun sequence:
tattagatctgtgtgctctaaagctgaactaatatctgacaaccatgttgatattttctgtcttactgaaacatggctattgGATGGGGAGTATTTTAGCTtgaacgaagcgactcctccaggtcatgttaatactcatatcccccgaggcacaagccgagggggtggagtggcagctatttatgactcctgccttttaataaaccttaaacctaaactggattataactcatttgaaagtctgactttcagtctttcacaaccaacctggaaaataatccagccggttctctttgtaaaatTGGGCAGGGGCccacagggccccaggtccttattctgaatttttatgtgaattttcacagttcttaatgagtttggtccttaaaacggacaaggtaattatagtgggtgactttaacattcatgtggatgtcgataacgacagccttggtacttcatttctctctttgctggaatcaattggtttctgtcagactgtaaacaaaccaactcattgttttaaccacaccctcgacttggttcttgtgtatggtattgtgatagaacacttaacaatctttccacagaaccctctcctgtcggaccattgtctgataacctttgaatttctactgccagaatctcctcctcctgccaagggtttctacagtcgatgtttatcggacaccgctctagcctcatttaaagaagccattccctctgctctaagttcagtgtcctgtctcaagatatcagaagactcctgtgaaaacttcagtccgtcacaaatcgaccatcttgtcgatactgccacaggctctttgagaatggcactggacggtattgctcccctcaaaagaagaatggcgacaagaaggaagtttgccccttggtataactctcaaacccggaacttaaagcaaactgtgcggaaacttgagcggttatggcgttccaccaaatcagaaggatctaggctaacttggcaagacagcgttaaaacatataagaaggctctctgtaacgcaagagcatcctattactcatcattaatcgagaaaaataaaaacaactccaggtttctcttcagcactgtagccagactgacagagagtcacagcgctgtcgagccgtgtattcctgtggacctcagtagtaacgactttatgaacttcttcaataataagattctgactatcaaagagaaaattgatggtctactacccccaaccggagccgacccgtcctcggatgtaggcaCAGCAGATATATGAGCCAGAGGGTTCAAGGTGCAATGTGATGAGGAAGTAGAATCCTGCATGTAACAACGTGTACTTTATGagaagctgcagtttgtcatAAAGGTAAATGTTTAACACCTTCAGACCGATACGTGAAACACTGATAAGATCCTcaaagtgaagaataaaaacactgctTCTTCACGTGGTCCCTACTAGTCTACATGTAGAAGAAGACCAGGTGACAAAGAGGGGCGTTCACTGGTCCTCTGAACCATCTGGTCCACCAGCATCCAgtctgttgtcatagcaacactTTACAAGGTGAAAGGATTGTTCCACAGATGCTGGTTTTGATCCCGAAAGACTCTTGTTTGAGCAGTGAGGAGGATTCTGTTcacgatgacctttgaccctgtaaACACACCTCAGACTGAGACGCAGTGGACCAGTCAGACTTTGGACTTTGATGGTGACATGAGGACACACCCTCTCTGATGAAAGATAAGAagcttcacttcacttcactccgtctgatggaagctgaagtgaagcacggagatccttttctacagacctgctgaggacagaagagagctgcacactgaggaAGATCATGTCTCCAAGCTCAGTAAGTGcagctgtgattggtggaatgacatcattgatgcTTGTGAACGTGTGATTGTTTAAAGCTGGTGAACAAGATGGCTCCTGTGTGAGCAGgcagagaagctgctgttagtcTGAATGATGACgctgtgatgaagaagaggagctcagtctgatctggggtctgtgaggactgttactgatgaggaggggaagagagCAGACGGAGGGGCACTAGGACCCAGCAGGGACCACAGAGCTCACCTGGGCCTTTGTTCCTTACTGAAACCCACCTGAGAGACTCTGTTtgctctcacctgctgcttcagtCCTTTAAGTCCACAAAGCTTCATGTTCATTTCTTCATCTGCTTCAAACACATTGAGTCACTTTgtagtgtttgaatgtgtttgtgtttcctttagtcttcagcttttctctctttgatcaccaggttgtagTCGACCAGCTGCTACAACTCAGTTGAGGAGAAACAGCTTGTAGATTCGTCACTGCAATAAGATGTGATTGAATTATTCCACTAGTTTAATGTGTTGAGAAGCTGAATAGAACCGTGGATTAGTCCACAGAGAACAACTTCTtcacaaatatacattttatatttgaggTCTTTTTTCAGTTGTagattttcattcaaaaacGTCCGGCACTCTGCAACAAGCTGTCTGATGACTGGACGTCCTTCATGTGTCCAAACTCACAGAGCTCAGACTGATCTGCTGGTTAATtactgtgtgtgtagttgttcCTGTTGGATTGTGTtcatagtttgtgtttttatcgcTGTACACTATGTTCACCAGTGAATAAAATCTCAACCTttcaggttcttttttttaagatcaaAGCTTTTGGATTTGTCTCCATTTGCTTCCTGCTTCACGATTATTTGATTAtaaattgattttgtttgatAAATGCATTAATGTTGTTGCAGGTGAAGCTGTGAGACGTCTTCAAACTTCCCcaatattcacagattcatccAACTTGTGTCCACCAAGAGGACGCTGACTTCATCAGAggtgaaagagggagaagaattCTATTTGATTGTTTATCAAATCCAATTAACTAAAGAGCAGTGATTGTTCTCCACGGTTGATATTTATTTGGGTGTCTTTATGAAGGACAGATGGAAGTCAAGAAGGACATCCTCTACATTTTAGAGGAGCTCGAAGAGAAGGAGTTCAAACGGTTCAAGTGGCACCTGAAGAACTATTCAAGCCCAGACCATCGAAAAATCCCACCCTGTGACCTGGAGAACGCAGACAGGATGGACACAGTGGACCTGATGGTTCGGTGCTACGACACAGACTCGGTTCAGGTGGCCGTGAAGGTTTCGGAAGAGATGCAAAAGAATCAGGCTGAAAAATTATCCCAAATTAACTCTGTGGGTAAGTtgttaaaaaggaacaaagacaTCAGATGCGTATAATAAAGATACAACAGAAGTAAAGATGAGGAATGTGCTTCATTAATCCTCCTCATCTCAGGAGGGAGGGGCTCTTctgaagctcctccccctctgatGTATGAACACTAAACGAGTGACATTAATGATATAATTAACGTCAATACCATTCTTaataaatgttattaataaGAGGGGCACCACCCTGGGAGGAGGATCAAAAACCAAACTATAAACCAGTGATCATCAACTGGCCGTTCGATCCGGCCCGCGACTGGATTCTTAAGTTGCTCATGTATccctgtcacatgtcacatgatgcGGAGATGGTCAGCTGCCGCTTTGGGcttactttgttttaataaatccaGAGTTCATTGACGCGCTGCAGTGCTTCTCCCTCACTAAGCCAGCGCTCGTCATTGTGGAGGAACAGGTCATCATGAGAAGCCTGGGATTCCAGCACGGATTTGTGGAACAGGAGGTGCTGCGAGCGTGAAGTTCCTCTGATGTGGTTGATCCTTGTCATTGTTTCTCTATCACCTCTTTGAGCTCCCCCACGTAGCTTTGTGTGCAGCAGGCTTTGATGGATGATACAATGGAGTGTGTTAGTTTTAGGAGCAACAGTCTTCATTCTGCTCACCAGAGCCTCATTTTTACCAATCATGGCAGGTGCAGGTGGGAGGAGATCGAGATCAAAGTGAACAGACTTTTTTGTACAAACCTCTAATTATTACACACTTCAATTATTTCCATGTTCATATTTCTCACAGTCAGTGTTGTGGGGAGCTTCAGATGCAGCGAAATACAACCAATAGCTTAATCCAAGGGAACTATTACACCATTAAAGATATTATAAAATTATATTAAAGCACTATCTGGTTTGTGtcgtctctttttttgttaattcaGAGATTTTCACCAACTGTCaacgtgaactcaaatccaacctgaaggagaagttccagtctgtgtttgaggggaTCGCtgaagcaggaaacccaacccttctgaatgagatctacacagagctctacatcacagagggagggactgcagaggtcaatgaagaacatgaggtcagacagattgaaacagcatccaggagaccagccagacctgaaacaaccatcagacgagaagacctcttcaaagcctcagctggaagGAAGAAACCagtcagaacagtgatgactaagggagtggctggcattgggaaaacagtcttaacacagaagttcactctggactgggctgaagacaaagaccaccaggacatacagttcacatttccattcaccttcagagagctgaatgtgctgaagaagaagttcagcttggtgggacttgttcatcacttcttcagtgaaaccagagcagcaggaatctgcaggtttgagaagttccaggttgtgttcatctttgacggtctggatgagtgtcgacttcctctggacttccacaacaatgagatcctgactgatgtcacagagtcctcctcagtggatgtgctcctcacaaacctcatcagtgggaagctgcttccctctgctcgcctctggataaccacacgacctgcagcagccaatcggatccctcctgagtgtgttggcatggtgacagaggtcagagggttcactgacccccagaaggaggagtacttcaggaagaggttcagcgatgaggagcaggccagcgggatcatctctcacatcaagacctcacgaagcctccacatcatgtgccacatcccagtcttctgctggatcactgctacagttctggaggaggagttgatgaccagagagggaggagagctgcccaagaccctgactgagatgttcATCCAATTCCTGgaggttcagtccaaagtgaagaagatcaagtacgatggaggagctgagaacgatccacactggagtccagagagcaggaagatgatcaagtctctgggaaaactggcctttgatcagctgcagaaaggccacctgatcttctatgaatccgacctgacagagtgtggcatcgatatcagagcagcctccgtgtgctcaggagtgttcactcagatctttagAAAGGAGAAAGGACTGTTCAAggaggtgttctgcttcgtccatctgagtgttcaggagtttctggcagctcttcatgtccatctgaccttcatcaactctggtgtcaatctgctgtccACCTCCATGTGGTTTAAAGTCTTTAGAAGCAAACCTAAACCCAAACGTttctaccagagtgctgtgaaCAAGGCCTTaaagagtcctaatggacacctggacttgttcctccgcttcctcctgggtctttcactggagaccaatcagagtctcctacgaggtctgctgacgCAGAGAACACCTTTTTGTACAGTCATCCTAcaaggtctgctgacacagacaggaagttgctcacagaccaatcaggagACAGTCCaatacatcaaggagaagatcgatgagaatgtgtctccagagaaaagcatcaatctgttccactgtctgaatgaactggaTGATgcttctctagtggaggagatccagcaGTCCATAagatcaggacgtctctccacagatgaactgtctcctgctcagtggtcagctctggtcttcatcttactgtcatcaaaagAAGATCTgaaggtgtttgacctgaagaaatactctgcttcagaggaggctcttctgaggctgctgccagtggtcaaagcctccaacaaagctgTGTAAGTAAAGACCGttagattcattcatcatgacTTAAACATGATGTCATCTTTTCTACTCATTGTTCACATTTACTTCAtcattgtctcttcagactgagtggctgtaacctctcatggagaagctgtgaagatctgtcctcagtcctcagctcccagtcctctagtctgggagaactggatctgagtaacaacgacctgcaggattcaggagtgaagctgctgtgtgatggactgaagagtccacactgtcacctggagactctcaggtcagattaAGTTAGTTTGTCTTCAATGATTTAAATGTCTCTAAACTATCAGCTCCATGCAGAGTAAAAATATTCTTTCTTAATCTATGAATTTGTTCATCAAGATTTTGTTAGATTTGATAAATTTGTGGATTTACTATTGTCACTTTGCAGCTTAATCTTTCTTTCCCTATAAACTATAAACTATCAGGACAGGAATGAAGGAGAACTGCACACAGGACCCTGACTTCTCCTGGAGAGAATCCTTGTAGTCGTTATCCTTGTAGCTTGGATCCAGAACATCTCAGTTATTACCTTCATCAGCTGGGGGACCCGGGGGAGGTGTGGAGATCTcgtggaggtgggggaggggcaagATGCTTTCAataaggggggagaggagagaaagtggGGCGAGTTCCATTAATGACCAGATCTTTCATGTAGTCACTGAACTCCATGcagggggaggatgggggagaGGGATGGGAAGGGGACCTGGATGGAGGCCACTGATGAACATCTCAGCATTGACACAGCTCTCTGTGTTTTACAGATCAATAAAGTCTCGCTTCAGAACTTCAGACTCTTGTTTCACAATATCACAGCTTCCTTTTTGCACAATGATGTTTTTCACTGTGGGATGGTCAGCCACAACGTCCATGATCTTCTCTCTTATGTTAGAAACCATATCTTTCAGAAAGGAGAGTTATTTGCTCCTTCATCTTTAACAGCGTAGTCACCAACAATCAGAGTCTCAGGCCCAGTTCACATTGACTCTCAGTCCTTACCCTGCTTTGAGAAGACAGTTGATCCAGATCAAAATCCAGATCAAATGGATATTTGGGATCCTGCGTCAATggagaaaattgtttttttagttcTAGGCTTGGTTGCAGTGGAGGTGTTTTGCTGGTTTTACTTTCTTCAGCTGCCCTTGGCCCTGTCCTCCTGAGTGGCGGGTTGAGGAGGAGTAGTTCTGCCCGTGTAGCAGAGCAGGTCAGTCACATCACAAACCTCAGGGCACTGGGTTTTTCCTGTTTGTCGTCCTTAAACTTCCTGGAGGTATGATTTCCTCTTCGGCTTTGCACCGACAGAGTTCCAGGGAGGTCCAGCATGTGAAGATTGATTAACTGCTACGTAGCCCTCCTGCTTCTTGGTAGACTTGGTGGTGTCGGGTAcgggtgctgctggtgcaggttgtgcagggaggactcagacgcagagttccaAGTTTCCAaaagagtgctctttattccaaaacagaagccgtgcaccaacgacgggtaAACTCAACAGAGACAATGACGCGAAAggggacaccaggcacacaagggaggtgcaggtgattggacacaggtggaaacaatcagacacggcagacaatcacaggggaaggcaggaagtgaagctaacccagatACACAAgatacatgaaactacaaaataaaacagtaagAAGAACCAAACTGTGACAAGTGGTGCTAGTTAGCTGTGTCTTAGCTTGTGTTGTCCAGTGTTGTGAGTCCATGGCAAAGTGGTATTGTTCCCACACAGTCCTTTCACATCCACCTTCACTTCTGGCGCGTGGAGTTTTGTTTCCAGGACCGTAatcttcaggaatcaggaatcaggaaacgtttattgccatagtatgttgtacatacatggaaattgtcttggcggaaggtgcatgaagacagtacaataaagacaacatagtgcaaatgagataaaagttCTGCAGGAGTTTGTAGTAGTCGTCTGTGGAGAATGGAGGCATCCTGCTGCTACTTAGCTTTAGCTTAGATGAAGCTCCTTGTCAGCCTCGGCCcagtaaaaaattaaaaaatcactTAAAGCagacttttaaatgtaataaaacatcaACTAACTCAACCAACAAATAGGTAAACAACAATTATGTAAAAGATCAATCATATGTGATGAATTGACATTTATCTGCGAGACAAAAGCCCTTTTTGTGAATTCATGAAGATAAAGACTCATTTCTAATTAAAACTCCCTTTGTGCTCTACATCTTTCAGATAGAGGATAGAGAAGTCTATCTTTGTATTTAACTCTTAACATAAACATTACATAACGTAAAAATTAAATATCTGCCTCATCGTGATATTGATACTACAGTACTTCTTGTAAACAATAGAGCACAATTAACTAATTTGTTCCTTTCGTTTAAAgtagaacaaaataaatcatgaatACTTTTACTGAGCTAAATTACCTTAGTTGgagatggtggtgcatggagtagtgcagtgcgctgggggccgcaaggttggtggttcgaatcctggctgccccttgtgccatgtcgaagtgtccctgagcaagacatctaacccccaattgctccccaggcaaaaatgttaTGCATGGggtataatgcaatgtaagtcgcaatggataaaagcgtcagctaaataacatgaaaTGTAGTTCTTACTGATTCTATTCCATCAAGATTTCATTTGAACAcaaatggttttttttcttcttgacgattgttgtctcttcagactgagtggatgtaacctctcagagagaagctgtgaagatctgtcctcagtcctcagctcccagtcctctagtctgagagaactggatctgagtaacaacaacctgcaggattcaggagtggagctgctgtgtgatggactgaagagtccacactgtgacctggagactttCAGGTCAGATTAAGTTTTAAAAGTCTCTCCAAACCATCAGCTCCATGCAGAGTAATAAGGATCTTTTCTTATCTATGAAGTTGTTCATACAAACTAATGTAGGAGACAAAACTCAGGACTAAAGGCCCtttttgtgaatgaatgtttcTGTTTCCAACATCACAAGAACCTTGTAGACAAGACAAACGGATTACACaatagttaaaaataaaacatcacaggTTCATCCTGTTGTTCCTCTTATTTAGGCTTGTGATGTCATGTTTGATGTAATTATTGAACGAAAGGGAGAAAAGCAGAAGTGGGAAAGAGACTGAAGACTTTAATGTCTCTACAGTGACGATCTGATGAGAGTTTGATGGgtgtttatttctaatttagAAAGTAAATAACATGAAATCAGAAGATAAAGATGAATTTCTCATTTACACTCCCTTTGTGCTCTACATCTTTCATTAAAACAAGTCAGATAGAGGATAGAGAATCTATCTTTGTATTTACCTCTAAAAAACGTTAAATACCTACCTCATTGTGATATTAATACTACAGTACTTCCTGGAATCAATAGAGCACAATTAACTAATTTGTTACTCTTGTTTAAAgtacaacaaaataaatcataaatactTTCACTGAGCTAATTTTTCTTGGTTCCTACTGATTGTATTTTATcaggattttattttaacatacattttatttttcttcttgttaatcattgtctcttcagactgagtggctgtaacctctcaaagagaagctgtgaagttctgtcctcagtcctcagctcccagtcctctagtctgagagacctggatctgagtaacaacgacctgcaggattcaggagtgaagctgctgtgtgatggactgaagagtccacactgtgacctggagactctcaggtcagattaAGTTAGTTTGTCTTCAATGATTTAAAGGTGTCTCTAAACTATCATCTCCATGCAGAGTAAAAAGGAT
Proteins encoded in this window:
- the LOC134107841 gene encoding NACHT, LRR and PYD domains-containing protein 3-like; this translates as MAGAEIFTNCQRELKSNLKEKFQSVFEGIAEAGNPTLLNEIYTELYITEGGTAEVNEEHEVRQIETASRRPARPETTIRREDLFKASAGRKKPVRTVMTKGVAGIGKTVLTQKFTLDWAEDKDHQDIQFTFPFTFRELNVLKKKFSLVGLVHHFFSETRAAGICRFEKFQVVFIFDGLDECRLPLDFHNNEILTDVTESSSVDVLLTNLISGKLLPSARLWITTRPAAANRIPPECVGMVTEVRGFTDPQKEEYFRKRFSDEEQASGIISHIKTSRSLHIMCHIPVFCWITATVLEEELMTREGGELPKTLTEMFIQFLEVQSKVKKIKYDGGAENDPHWSPESRKMIKSLGKLAFDQLQKGHLIFYESDLTECGIDIRAASVCSGVFTQIFRKEKGLFKEVFCFVHLSVQEFLAALHVHLTFINSGVNLLSTSMWFKVFRSKPKPKRFYQSAVNKALKSPNGHLDLFLRFLLGLSLETNQSLLRGLLTQTGSCSQTNQETVQYIKEKIDENVSPEKSINLFHCLNELDDASLVEEIQQSIRSGRLSTDELSPAQWSALVFILLSSKEDLKVFDLKKYSASEEALLRLLPVVKASNKAVLSGCNLSKRSCEVLSSVLSSQSSSLRDLDLSNNDLQDSGVKLLCDGLKSPHCDLETLRLSDCNLSERSCEDLSSVLRSQSSSLRELDLSNNHLKDYGVKLLCDGLKSPHCHLETLSLSGCLITEEGCASLVSALSSNPSHLRELDLSYNHPGDSGVKMLSDGLEDPHWKLETLRVEPAGVRWMTPGLMKYSCELTIDTNTVNEDLKLSDNNRKVTYVKEVQSYPDHPDRFDYYPQLLCGTGLTGRCYWEVEWSGYVKVSVSYRGIKRKGVSEDCRFGYNHQSWSLICCDEGYSVCHNKTFTQIITSSSSFFSSSFSSSGRVAVYVDCPAGSLSFYRVSSDSLIHLHTFSTTFTEPLYPGFWFSSGSSVSLCPLQDGESPPGGEPSSLLTT